The following coding sequences lie in one Hyphobacterium sp. CCMP332 genomic window:
- a CDS encoding 3-deoxy-D-manno-octulosonic acid transferase encodes MSLPVSLRLYRAMVWLAAPVSGWLLNRRAARGKEDPARIRERFGYTAAKRPQGKLLWLHGASVGESLILLELVRRLSDVSDLNFLVTTGTTTSATLMREKLPERARHQYIPIDRLAPVRRFLDHWRPDAAVFVESELWPNLLLEMQRRGLRAALVNARMNDGSLAGWRKRPGAAKRLLATFQWIGAADARTAIGLSEITGHAIPQTGNLKLQITPPAADDAQLVPIRAAIGGRPVWLAASTHAGEEEILLDAHRQYLEARPDALLILAPRHPERGDHVAHLVNETGLICARRSAGETPGPKTHVWLADTLGEMAYWYAVADQAFIGGSLRDGIGGHNPIEATRSDCPVMSGRYTASFDDVFAAYLANAGVTLVDTADDIVKALEKPSQSSLEGAHRALQELTGGAMDETLSAILSLIPEVRQ; translated from the coding sequence GTGAGCCTCCCGGTCTCCCTGCGCCTCTACAGGGCAATGGTCTGGCTGGCCGCTCCCGTTTCCGGATGGCTCCTCAATCGCCGGGCCGCGCGCGGGAAGGAAGACCCGGCCCGCATTCGCGAGCGCTTCGGCTATACGGCGGCCAAACGCCCGCAGGGGAAACTGCTCTGGCTGCACGGCGCCAGCGTCGGCGAATCCCTGATCCTTCTGGAACTGGTCCGCCGCTTGTCGGACGTGTCTGACTTGAACTTTCTGGTGACCACAGGCACCACGACGTCGGCGACGCTGATGCGCGAGAAGCTGCCCGAGCGCGCGCGGCACCAATATATTCCCATTGACCGGCTTGCCCCGGTTAGGCGGTTTCTGGATCACTGGAGGCCGGATGCCGCCGTTTTCGTCGAATCCGAACTCTGGCCGAACCTGCTTCTGGAAATGCAAAGGCGTGGTCTTCGGGCCGCGCTCGTGAATGCCCGCATGAATGACGGATCACTGGCGGGCTGGCGCAAGCGGCCCGGGGCCGCCAAACGATTGCTCGCGACGTTTCAATGGATCGGCGCAGCCGATGCCCGCACCGCAATAGGGCTGAGCGAGATCACCGGCCATGCTATTCCGCAGACAGGCAATCTGAAGCTTCAGATCACACCACCGGCGGCAGACGATGCACAGCTGGTGCCCATTCGCGCCGCAATTGGCGGCCGCCCGGTTTGGCTTGCGGCCAGCACGCATGCCGGTGAGGAGGAGATTCTGCTCGACGCCCACCGGCAATATCTGGAAGCCCGGCCAGATGCCCTGCTGATACTGGCTCCGAGGCATCCGGAGCGGGGTGATCACGTCGCGCATCTCGTAAATGAAACGGGTCTGATCTGCGCCCGGCGCTCCGCCGGCGAAACGCCGGGTCCCAAAACCCACGTTTGGCTGGCGGATACCTTGGGCGAGATGGCCTATTGGTACGCGGTCGCCGATCAGGCGTTTATCGGCGGCAGCCTCAGGGACGGTATCGGTGGCCACAACCCGATCGAAGCGACCCGGTCCGACTGCCCGGTCATGAGCGGCCGGTATACGGCCAGTTTTGATGACGTCTTCGCGGCCTACCTCGCCAATGCAGGCGTCACGCTGGTCGACACGGCTGACGACATCGTCAAGGCGCTGGAAAAACCATCGCAAAGCAGTCTTGAGGGCGCCCATCGCGCCTTGCAGGAATTGACAGGCGGCGCAATGGACGAAACGCTGAGTGCCATCCTTTCACTCATTCCCGAAGTCAGACAATGA
- the lpxK gene encoding tetraacyldisaccharide 4'-kinase: protein MKPPHFWYQEPVTLMDQLVALLTRPLAPVYAARVAARIRNSEPAKVDAAIICVGNLTMGGTGKTPVTRALIEMLTEAGTKAHALSRGYGGSVKGPICVDLSRHTAKDVGDEPLILAQAAPVWISRNRLDGASAAILHEAQAIVMDDGHQNPQLHKDLSVVVMDAEAGWGNKRVFPAGPLREPVTEGLSRAHAIILMMPTPDYEPDYDALGLTDIELPVLKAWLEPVAPPPDGPLLAFAGIGRPEKFFKALANEGGQLAGTKAYPDHHDFSRNDLRQLKSMASTAGAQLITTEKDWVRIPAAERDGLLSWPVRAKFAEPARAAALLAQALDAAAARR from the coding sequence ATGAAGCCCCCTCATTTCTGGTATCAAGAACCGGTAACGCTGATGGATCAGCTTGTGGCCCTGCTCACACGGCCGCTGGCACCGGTCTATGCCGCCAGAGTGGCTGCGCGAATTCGCAATTCCGAACCCGCCAAAGTCGATGCTGCAATTATTTGCGTCGGAAATCTGACCATGGGCGGCACCGGAAAAACTCCGGTGACGAGGGCCCTGATTGAAATGCTCACAGAGGCCGGAACGAAGGCCCATGCTCTTAGCCGGGGATATGGCGGCTCGGTGAAAGGTCCGATTTGCGTCGATCTCTCTCGCCATACAGCGAAGGATGTCGGCGACGAACCGCTTATTCTGGCACAGGCGGCGCCCGTCTGGATCAGCCGCAACCGGCTGGACGGTGCCAGTGCAGCCATCCTGCACGAAGCGCAAGCCATCGTCATGGATGACGGTCACCAGAACCCGCAACTCCACAAGGACCTTTCAGTTGTGGTGATGGATGCCGAAGCGGGATGGGGCAATAAACGCGTCTTTCCGGCAGGCCCGCTGCGCGAACCGGTGACAGAAGGCCTGTCACGCGCGCATGCGATCATCCTGATGATGCCGACTCCCGACTATGAACCGGACTACGATGCGTTGGGATTGACCGATATCGAGCTGCCTGTCCTGAAAGCCTGGCTGGAACCGGTCGCGCCACCGCCGGATGGGCCGCTTTTGGCTTTCGCCGGCATTGGCCGCCCGGAAAAGTTTTTCAAAGCATTGGCGAATGAAGGCGGACAGCTTGCCGGTACCAAGGCCTATCCGGATCATCATGATTTTTCACGCAATGACTTGCGCCAACTGAAATCGATGGCGTCCACCGCGGGCGCACAATTGATCACCACCGAAAAGGATTGGGTGCGCATTCCTGCCGCCGAACGGGACGGACTCCTTTCTTGGCCGGTCCGCGCGAAATTTGCCGAACCTGCCAGAGCGGCCGCCTTGCTCGCTCAGGCATTGGACGCCGCGGCTGCGCGGCGCTAA
- a CDS encoding lysophospholipid acyltransferase family protein — MSADILQRIGWRAEALAWDSFQLTFQSMGLEGASAFGSAALRRIGPMTSVHRVARINMQRCFPNASKPELDRLLDRMWDNFGRLVGENPNMRHYRPEVYDERGEIAGEDIVLDLERQGQPYVLVAGHFANWEVMGAAIAKLNLNCNITYRHANNPLVDKRILDSRHAYGIKLLTAKGGVGAKELLLNLKQGMSVALMNDQKMNDGIAAPFFGHDAMTASGPAKMAMRFGAPIVPIGVRRIGGTRFRVTFYEPIPHSTLEDKSAAVLETVTGINKWVENRILEAPEQWFWVHRRWDKAIYRKDAGSSSSTSAGSI; from the coding sequence ATGAGCGCGGACATTCTTCAAAGAATCGGTTGGCGAGCGGAAGCTCTGGCCTGGGACAGTTTTCAGCTGACCTTCCAGTCCATGGGATTGGAAGGCGCTTCGGCCTTCGGCAGTGCGGCCTTGCGCCGTATCGGGCCCATGACATCGGTTCACCGGGTGGCGCGCATCAACATGCAGCGCTGTTTTCCCAATGCGTCCAAACCGGAACTGGATCGCCTTCTGGACCGCATGTGGGACAATTTCGGGCGTCTGGTCGGCGAGAACCCGAACATGCGCCACTACAGGCCTGAAGTTTATGACGAGCGCGGCGAGATTGCCGGCGAAGATATCGTCCTCGACCTGGAGCGACAGGGACAGCCCTATGTTCTGGTAGCTGGACACTTTGCCAACTGGGAAGTGATGGGCGCGGCCATCGCCAAGCTGAATCTCAACTGCAACATCACCTATCGGCATGCAAACAACCCGCTGGTCGACAAGCGAATTCTGGACTCGCGCCATGCCTACGGGATCAAGCTTCTGACCGCCAAGGGCGGCGTCGGTGCGAAGGAATTGCTGTTGAATCTGAAGCAAGGCATGTCCGTCGCCTTGATGAACGACCAGAAAATGAATGACGGAATTGCGGCGCCCTTTTTCGGTCATGACGCCATGACGGCGTCCGGCCCGGCGAAAATGGCCATGCGTTTCGGCGCGCCCATTGTGCCCATTGGTGTCCGGAGAATAGGCGGCACGCGCTTTCGAGTGACCTTCTACGAGCCCATCCCGCATTCAACGCTGGAGGATAAATCCGCCGCGGTGCTGGAAACGGTGACCGGCATCAACAAATGGGTCGAGAACCGCATTCTGGAAGCACCGGAACAATGGTTCTGGGTGCACCGCAGATGGGATAAGGCGATTTATCGCAAGGACGCCGGATCAAGCTCCAGCACCAGTGCCGGATCGATATAA
- a CDS encoding M23 family metallopeptidase, whose amino-acid sequence MIILAALMALQAHAADPIADVLTADSEFPLAGEVQDVTETSLNCIGDYVEGAAIICRAASGTIVTLGDQSATADDDGWLILGLNRDSDEEMTLTAVLPSGEMIRQVHLVEQREYDIQRVDGVPPRTVNPPEEALVLIREQSRMKAAAYTSRWDGAGFAAGFIQPAEGIISGVYGSQRVYNGEPRRPHYGLDFANVAGTPVYAPAGGIVTLAHPDMYYEGGLIFIDHGQGFTSAFLHLGAVEVEVGDIVAQGDQIGEIGSGGRATGAHLDWRIKWRNRYIDPALVLELDPASLR is encoded by the coding sequence ATGATCATTCTTGCCGCCTTGATGGCATTGCAGGCGCACGCCGCGGATCCGATTGCCGATGTCCTGACGGCGGATTCCGAATTTCCGCTTGCAGGAGAAGTACAGGACGTAACAGAAACCTCCCTGAATTGTATCGGCGACTATGTCGAAGGCGCGGCCATTATCTGCCGGGCCGCTTCCGGTACGATTGTGACGCTGGGTGACCAGTCAGCCACGGCTGATGATGATGGCTGGCTCATTCTCGGCCTCAATCGCGACAGTGACGAGGAGATGACGCTGACCGCTGTGCTGCCATCGGGTGAAATGATCCGGCAGGTGCATCTGGTTGAGCAGCGGGAATACGATATCCAGCGCGTGGACGGCGTGCCGCCCCGCACGGTCAATCCTCCGGAAGAGGCGCTTGTGCTGATCCGTGAGCAATCGCGCATGAAGGCAGCAGCCTATACCAGCCGTTGGGATGGGGCCGGTTTCGCCGCGGGTTTCATTCAACCCGCCGAAGGCATCATCTCGGGCGTATACGGGTCACAACGTGTCTATAATGGCGAGCCCCGGCGTCCGCATTACGGGCTGGATTTTGCCAATGTTGCCGGTACGCCGGTCTACGCGCCTGCGGGTGGCATCGTCACGCTGGCGCATCCGGACATGTATTATGAGGGCGGGCTGATCTTCATTGATCACGGTCAGGGCTTCACCAGCGCCTTTCTGCATCTGGGCGCGGTCGAGGTCGAGGTGGGCGACATTGTCGCGCAAGGCGATCAGATCGGTGAGATTGGTTCAGGGGGCCGCGCGACAGGCGCGCATCTCGACTGGCGGATCAAGTGGCGAAACCGTTATATCGATCCGGCACTGGTGCTGGAGCTTGATCCGGCGTCCTTGCGATAA
- a CDS encoding DUF2093 domain-containing protein, with amino-acid sequence MKTPFSKEFAGEAVLEFGDSDFMILKPGSFVRCAVTKEEIPLQNLRYWSAELQEAYRDGVASAERWKSVNEEPGR; translated from the coding sequence ATGAAAACACCTTTCAGCAAAGAATTTGCCGGCGAAGCTGTACTGGAATTCGGCGATTCCGATTTCATGATCCTGAAGCCGGGGTCTTTTGTACGCTGCGCCGTCACAAAAGAAGAAATTCCATTGCAGAATTTGCGCTATTGGAGCGCCGAGCTGCAGGAAGCCTATCGCGACGGGGTGGCGTCCGCCGAGCGCTGGAAATCTGTAAACGAGGAGCCGGGCCGATGA
- the xseA gene encoding exodeoxyribonuclease VII large subunit — protein MAETESNTPEFSVSELANSLKRTVEDAFGHVRVRGELGRVTVPRSGHIYLDLKDDKAVINGIIWKGLAARLNFKPEEGLEVICEGKLTTYPGQSKYQIIIERMEPAGAGALMALLEERKKKLAAEGLFETSRKRPIPYLPKVIGVVTSPTGAVIRDILHRLEDRFPRHVLLWPVLVQGEGAAAQIAAAIDGFNAIDGQGGIPRPDVLIVARGGGSVEDLWCFNEESVVRAAANSKIPLISAVGHETDTTLIDFASDRRAPTPTGAAEIAVPVRSELMQDLRGWADRLSRGLTRLIDRRRTDFRATARAFPTTQTLLGPMRQRLDLASTGIRPDALRRDVRAKAEKVASAGGRLTASLARQSRSGRERLSSISARLGRASPLRQAVQNRDSVRKLAGRLVQAGERAVNRKARDLAAVAGRHALLGHQSVLKRGFALVRDADGQLVRSAGRLSSGQAVSIELADGRKDAVIEGQAGTPRPRSRKNKPAAPEKQGRLF, from the coding sequence ATGGCAGAAACCGAGTCCAATACGCCCGAGTTTTCAGTCTCCGAACTCGCCAATTCGCTGAAACGCACCGTCGAGGATGCGTTCGGTCACGTCCGGGTGCGGGGAGAGCTGGGCCGGGTCACTGTGCCGCGCTCAGGTCATATCTATCTGGATCTGAAGGACGACAAGGCGGTCATCAACGGCATCATCTGGAAAGGTCTGGCCGCGCGCCTCAATTTCAAGCCCGAGGAAGGGCTGGAGGTGATTTGCGAAGGCAAGCTGACGACCTATCCCGGTCAGTCGAAATACCAGATCATTATCGAGCGCATGGAGCCCGCCGGCGCGGGCGCGCTCATGGCTCTGCTGGAGGAACGCAAGAAAAAGCTGGCGGCGGAAGGCCTGTTCGAAACATCGCGAAAACGCCCGATTCCCTATCTTCCCAAGGTGATCGGCGTTGTGACCTCGCCCACGGGTGCGGTCATTCGCGATATCCTGCACCGGCTTGAGGATCGCTTTCCGCGGCATGTTCTTCTGTGGCCGGTTCTGGTCCAGGGCGAAGGGGCAGCAGCGCAGATCGCGGCGGCAATTGACGGTTTCAACGCGATAGACGGGCAGGGCGGTATCCCGCGTCCGGATGTGCTGATCGTGGCGCGCGGTGGTGGGTCGGTCGAGGACCTCTGGTGCTTCAACGAGGAGAGCGTCGTTCGCGCGGCTGCAAATTCCAAAATCCCGCTCATTTCAGCGGTCGGGCACGAAACCGATACGACGCTGATAGATTTTGCTTCTGATCGCCGTGCCCCGACACCGACCGGTGCCGCGGAAATCGCTGTTCCGGTGCGTTCGGAGCTGATGCAGGATCTGCGCGGATGGGCTGATCGCCTGTCGCGCGGCCTGACGCGGTTGATCGATCGCCGGCGGACCGATTTTCGCGCGACAGCGCGCGCGTTTCCAACAACCCAAACCCTGCTCGGCCCCATGCGGCAGAGGCTGGATCTGGCGTCAACGGGTATCCGTCCGGACGCTCTGCGCCGGGATGTTCGAGCGAAGGCGGAGAAAGTGGCCAGTGCGGGCGGACGCTTGACGGCCAGTCTGGCGCGGCAATCCCGATCCGGTCGTGAGCGCTTGTCTTCGATCAGCGCTCGCCTGGGCCGTGCCAGCCCGTTGCGGCAAGCGGTGCAGAACCGCGATAGCGTGCGGAAGCTGGCGGGGCGGCTTGTTCAGGCCGGTGAGCGGGCCGTCAATCGCAAAGCGCGTGATCTGGCGGCCGTGGCCGGACGCCATGCGCTTCTGGGTCACCAATCTGTTCTCAAACGGGGATTTGCGCTTGTCCGGGATGCAGATGGTCAATTGGTGAGATCGGCGGGCCGCCTGTCGAGCGGTCAGGCGGTCTCCATCGAATTGGCCGATGGCCGGAAGGATGCAGTGATTGAAGGGCAGGCGGGGACACCACGGCCCCGATCTCGCAAGAACAAACCGGCTGCGCCCGAAAAGCAGGGCCGACTGTTCTAG
- the purD gene encoding phosphoribosylamine--glycine ligase, translating into MKILVVGGGGREHALCWKIRKSPLVKALFCAPGNAGIAKVAELVDIGSDDVPALIEFAIEKSIDLVVIGPEAPLVAGLGDRLRAISIPVFGPNANAAQVEASKAFTKELCDRANIPTARYGKFTDPAAAKAFLDELSPPYVLKADGLAAGKGVVIPETRAEAEAEIDEMMSGKFGAAGKTLVIEEFLKGEEASFFALCDGTTAMPMIAAQDHKRVHDGDKGPNTGGMGAYSPTPIADHALVRRTMTDIIIPAITTLANEGMPYSGVLFAGLMIGEDGPKLIEFNARFGDPECQILMTRLLSDIVPYLKACADNELALMPPMSWHGSAAVTVVMAANGYPGDYEKGTEIRNVNAADALDHVTVFHAGTKRGAKGELLANGGRVLNVTASGDTYAQAIERAYQAVDTIDWPEGFCRRDIGWRALESSR; encoded by the coding sequence ATGAAAATACTGGTCGTAGGCGGCGGAGGCCGGGAACACGCACTGTGCTGGAAAATCCGCAAAAGCCCGCTGGTCAAGGCGCTCTTTTGCGCACCTGGAAATGCCGGAATCGCAAAGGTTGCCGAACTGGTCGACATTGGCTCTGATGACGTGCCCGCCCTGATCGAATTTGCCATTGAAAAATCAATCGATCTGGTGGTGATTGGTCCTGAAGCACCTCTCGTCGCAGGCTTGGGCGACCGCTTGCGTGCCATCAGCATTCCCGTGTTCGGACCCAACGCAAATGCTGCGCAGGTTGAGGCCTCCAAAGCCTTTACAAAAGAACTCTGCGACCGGGCCAATATTCCGACCGCGCGATATGGAAAATTCACCGACCCGGCGGCCGCCAAGGCCTTCCTCGATGAATTGTCGCCACCCTATGTCCTGAAAGCCGACGGCCTGGCGGCTGGCAAGGGCGTGGTCATTCCAGAGACCCGCGCGGAAGCCGAAGCCGAAATTGACGAGATGATGTCGGGAAAATTCGGCGCCGCGGGCAAAACCCTCGTGATCGAGGAATTCCTAAAAGGTGAAGAAGCCTCATTCTTCGCGCTTTGCGACGGCACGACAGCCATGCCGATGATCGCGGCGCAGGATCACAAACGCGTCCATGATGGCGACAAGGGACCGAATACCGGCGGTATGGGGGCCTATTCACCCACGCCGATAGCCGATCATGCGCTGGTGCGGCGAACCATGACGGACATCATTATCCCGGCGATAACCACCTTGGCGAATGAGGGCATGCCCTATTCCGGCGTTCTGTTTGCCGGCCTGATGATTGGCGAAGACGGCCCGAAGCTTATTGAATTCAATGCGCGCTTCGGCGACCCGGAATGCCAGATTCTGATGACGCGCTTGCTGAGCGACATCGTTCCGTATCTGAAAGCCTGCGCTGATAACGAGCTGGCGCTGATGCCACCCATGTCCTGGCACGGCAGCGCCGCCGTAACAGTCGTCATGGCCGCGAACGGCTATCCCGGTGACTATGAAAAAGGCACCGAAATTCGAAATGTCAACGCCGCCGACGCACTGGATCATGTCACCGTTTTTCACGCCGGCACAAAGCGTGGGGCGAAGGGCGAGCTTCTGGCCAATGGCGGCAGGGTTTTGAACGTCACGGCCAGCGGCGACACCTATGCCCAGGCGATTGAACGCGCCTATCAAGCGGTCGACACGATTGACTGGCCTGAAGGCTTCTGTCGCCGCGATATAGGCTGGCGTGCACTCGAGAGTTCACGCTAG
- a CDS encoding amidohydrolase family protein encodes MKSVFAAILAIALSPLAFAQDDITVIHAGWLLAVPGDAPAEDQSIVIIGERIDRIEDGFVEIEDATIIDLSDQYVLPGLIDSHVHLLSELNPNRRLQNVTFSSADWAIDGVRNARSTLMAGFTTVQDVGGDLEAIIALRDGQRDGDIVGPRMRVSGPSVTPTGGHGDINGYNEDIMHAFSSQSACNGPDDCRRAVRELVRARVDLIKITATGGVLSQTAAGTEQQFFDDELAAIMEAASMMGRYVTAHAHGVTGINSAIENGVHSIEHGTYLDGESIRLFRRNNVYLVPTLLAGATVVELAENADWMSPETRQKSLEVGPQMLEMARRAHEGGVMIAFGTDTGVSRHGDNAREFALLVEAGLSPMEAIRSATVTASEHVMMDDDIGTIEAGKFADIIAVAANPLEDVTALEDVGFVMQGGEVYSD; translated from the coding sequence ATGAAATCAGTTTTCGCTGCCATTCTGGCTATTGCATTAAGTCCGCTGGCGTTCGCGCAGGACGACATCACGGTCATTCACGCCGGCTGGCTTCTGGCAGTCCCGGGGGACGCCCCCGCTGAAGACCAGTCCATTGTCATAATTGGCGAGCGGATCGACCGCATTGAGGACGGTTTCGTCGAAATCGAGGACGCAACAATCATCGATCTCTCGGATCAGTATGTTCTGCCGGGCCTGATCGATAGCCATGTTCACCTGCTGTCAGAACTCAACCCGAACCGCCGTTTGCAGAATGTGACCTTCTCTTCGGCTGACTGGGCCATTGATGGCGTTCGCAATGCCCGATCAACCCTGATGGCGGGTTTTACGACCGTGCAGGATGTTGGTGGCGACCTGGAAGCCATTATCGCTTTGCGTGACGGTCAGCGCGATGGCGATATCGTCGGTCCCCGCATGCGTGTATCCGGCCCGTCCGTCACGCCAACAGGCGGTCATGGCGATATCAACGGCTATAACGAAGACATCATGCACGCCTTCTCCAGCCAATCGGCCTGCAATGGTCCGGACGACTGCCGGCGCGCCGTGCGCGAACTCGTGCGCGCCCGCGTTGACCTGATCAAGATCACAGCGACCGGTGGCGTGCTGTCGCAAACCGCCGCAGGAACCGAACAGCAATTCTTCGACGACGAACTGGCCGCGATCATGGAGGCAGCCAGCATGATGGGCCGGTATGTGACCGCCCATGCCCACGGCGTCACCGGGATAAATTCCGCAATTGAAAATGGCGTTCACTCCATCGAACACGGTACCTATCTGGATGGTGAATCCATCCGTCTTTTCCGGCGCAACAATGTCTATCTCGTGCCGACACTTCTGGCCGGTGCGACAGTTGTCGAACTGGCCGAAAACGCGGACTGGATGAGCCCGGAAACACGGCAAAAATCCCTCGAAGTCGGCCCGCAAATGCTCGAAATGGCCCGCCGTGCGCATGAAGGCGGTGTGATGATTGCCTTCGGCACCGATACCGGCGTCTCTCGTCACGGCGACAATGCCCGCGAATTCGCACTACTGGTCGAGGCCGGCCTGTCACCGATGGAGGCCATCCGGTCCGCGACGGTTACGGCGTCCGAACACGTCATGATGGACGACGACATCGGCACCATCGAGGCCGGCAAGTTTGCTGACATCATTGCCGTTGCCGCAAATCCTCTGGAAGATGTAACGGCGTTGGAAGATGTGGGTTTTGTGATGCAAGGCGGAGAGGTCTATTCCGACTGA
- a CDS encoding phosphotransferase: MANIDDTFSGTKDVADALRFDETALLEWMEANVDGFSGPLKIGQFKGGQSNPTYKLDSPGGSYVLRRKPPGKLLPSAHAVDREFRVMSALGGQNFPVPKMHGLCEDPDVIGTAFYVMDFIDGRIFWDPFLPSIDGKERAKIYDSMNETLASLHAFDPAEIGLGDYGKPDAYIPRQIARWSKQYKASETRTIAAMDRLIEWLPAAAPEQDRASIVHGDFRLDNMIFARDEPKVVAVLDWELSTLGDPLADFTYQLMQWRTPKEMRNGFLGANLSELNIPDETAYVEAYCRRTGRSGLPQLDFYFAYNLFRLAAIVQGVYHRSTLGNASNAKAKEYGAMVEPMADYAWSFAEKAGV, encoded by the coding sequence ATGGCAAACATTGATGATACCTTTTCGGGCACCAAGGACGTTGCGGATGCCCTTCGATTCGACGAAACCGCTTTGCTCGAATGGATGGAAGCCAATGTCGACGGCTTCTCCGGCCCGCTGAAAATCGGACAATTCAAGGGCGGCCAGTCAAACCCGACCTACAAGCTGGATTCGCCCGGCGGATCCTATGTTCTGCGCCGCAAGCCACCGGGAAAATTGCTTCCGTCAGCCCATGCCGTCGACCGCGAGTTTCGCGTGATGAGCGCCCTGGGCGGGCAGAATTTCCCGGTGCCGAAAATGCATGGCCTGTGTGAAGATCCGGACGTTATTGGCACCGCCTTCTACGTCATGGACTTCATTGATGGACGTATTTTCTGGGATCCCTTCCTGCCCTCGATTGACGGCAAGGAACGGGCGAAAATCTACGACTCGATGAATGAAACACTGGCGTCACTGCATGCCTTTGATCCGGCGGAAATCGGCCTTGGCGATTACGGCAAGCCGGACGCCTATATCCCCCGCCAGATCGCGCGATGGTCCAAGCAATACAAAGCATCGGAAACCCGAACAATCGCCGCCATGGACCGATTGATCGAATGGCTTCCGGCAGCCGCGCCGGAACAGGACCGCGCCAGCATCGTGCATGGCGATTTCCGGCTGGATAACATGATTTTCGCCAGGGATGAGCCGAAAGTCGTCGCCGTGCTCGACTGGGAGCTCTCGACGCTTGGCGATCCGTTGGCCGACTTCACCTATCAGCTCATGCAATGGCGGACGCCAAAGGAAATGCGCAATGGCTTCCTGGGCGCCAATCTGTCAGAGCTCAACATTCCCGACGAAACGGCCTATGTAGAGGCGTATTGCCGCCGGACGGGGCGTTCCGGTCTGCCGCAGCTCGACTTCTACTTTGCCTATAATCTGTTCCGCCTCGCGGCCATTGTGCAGGGCGTCTACCATCGCTCGACGCTCGGTAATGCTTCCAATGCGAAAGCAAAGGAATACGGAGCCATGGTGGAGCCGATGGCGGATTACGCATGGTCGTTTGCGGAAAAAGCGGGCGTCTGA
- a CDS encoding DUF4345 family protein: MESMATGIAGIFGVIGAGLGLGAMISPAWSAKMVRMQADPDNPDGYAEFRATFGGVFFFLHVAFLAAVLLGQGVIGAAAVLCFGWGGAAFGRVLSLLLDGPAVRTRHNYVSLGVELVAAVAFALPVIVFVIQPPA; this comes from the coding sequence ATGGAAAGCATGGCCACGGGCATTGCCGGGATTTTCGGAGTCATTGGTGCCGGGCTGGGGCTCGGCGCCATGATCTCACCGGCCTGGTCGGCGAAGATGGTCCGGATGCAGGCTGACCCGGACAATCCGGACGGCTATGCCGAATTCCGGGCGACGTTCGGCGGGGTCTTTTTCTTCCTTCATGTCGCATTCCTGGCTGCGGTCCTGCTCGGTCAGGGCGTTATCGGTGCGGCGGCTGTTCTATGTTTTGGCTGGGGCGGCGCGGCATTTGGCCGGGTATTGTCGCTCCTGCTGGACGGGCCAGCCGTCCGGACCCGGCACAATTATGTGTCGTTGGGCGTTGAACTTGTGGCCGCCGTCGCCTTTGCGCTGCCGGTCATTGTCTTCGTGATCCAGCCACCGGCCTGA